From the genome of Geothrix sp. 21YS21S-4, one region includes:
- a CDS encoding acyl-CoA carboxylase subunit beta, with translation MQMEQFHSEAERIRKGGSAKAHEKNAEAGKLFARERIRLLVDEGSFVEDGLFANALQKDLPADGVITGTALVGGRPVALMANDSTIKAGSWGARTVEKIIRIQETALRMKVPMLYLVDSAGARITDQLDMFPGRRHAGTIFHMEVALSGLVPQVCLLFGPSAAGGAYIPAFCDVVVMVEGNASMYLGSPRMAEMVIGEKISLEDLGGAKMHCSVSGCGDFLCKTEQEAIDLCRRYLAYFPAHCEAALPLADPKAVSPKAKPLGDLVPRDINSPFQMKDFIEGLVDEGSFLEVKKLFAGEIITGLARLDGRPVGILANQPRVKGGVLFVDSADKATRFMTLCDAFGIPLVFLSDVPGFMIGSAVEKQGIIRHGAKMISAMAGCSTPRFCVVVRKAYGAGLYAMSGPGFDPDATLALPTASIAVMGAEAAVNAVFANKIAEKPEDERAAYVQQLRDEYNEDIDLKKLGAELHVDAIVDPAGLRAELAARLARARRRDPWPLKRRSVTPV, from the coding sequence ATGCAGATGGAACAGTTCCATTCCGAGGCCGAGCGCATCCGGAAAGGTGGCTCCGCCAAGGCCCACGAGAAGAATGCCGAGGCCGGCAAGCTCTTCGCCCGGGAGCGCATCCGCCTGCTGGTGGACGAGGGCAGCTTTGTGGAGGACGGGCTGTTCGCCAACGCGCTCCAGAAGGATCTTCCGGCGGACGGCGTGATCACGGGCACGGCGCTGGTCGGCGGCCGGCCCGTGGCGCTGATGGCCAACGACAGCACCATCAAGGCGGGCAGTTGGGGCGCCCGCACCGTGGAGAAGATTATCCGCATCCAGGAGACGGCCCTCCGGATGAAGGTCCCCATGCTCTACCTCGTGGACAGCGCGGGGGCGCGGATCACGGACCAGCTCGACATGTTCCCGGGCCGCCGCCACGCCGGGACCATCTTCCACATGGAAGTGGCCCTGTCGGGCCTCGTGCCCCAGGTCTGCCTGCTGTTCGGACCGTCCGCCGCCGGCGGCGCCTACATTCCCGCCTTCTGCGACGTGGTGGTGATGGTGGAGGGCAACGCCAGCATGTACCTGGGCTCGCCCCGCATGGCCGAGATGGTCATCGGCGAGAAGATCAGCCTGGAGGACCTGGGCGGCGCGAAGATGCACTGCTCCGTCAGCGGCTGCGGCGACTTCCTGTGCAAGACCGAACAGGAGGCCATCGACCTGTGCCGGCGGTACCTGGCCTATTTCCCCGCACACTGCGAAGCCGCGCTGCCCCTGGCCGATCCGAAAGCCGTATCGCCGAAGGCCAAGCCCCTCGGCGACCTCGTGCCCCGCGACATCAACTCGCCCTTCCAGATGAAGGACTTCATCGAAGGCCTGGTGGACGAAGGCAGCTTCCTGGAAGTGAAGAAGCTGTTCGCCGGCGAGATCATCACCGGCCTGGCGCGGCTGGACGGCCGGCCCGTGGGCATCCTCGCTAACCAGCCGCGGGTCAAGGGCGGCGTCCTGTTCGTGGACAGCGCGGACAAGGCCACGCGGTTCATGACGCTGTGCGACGCCTTCGGGATCCCCCTGGTGTTCCTCAGCGACGTGCCCGGCTTCATGATCGGGAGCGCCGTCGAGAAACAGGGCATCATCCGCCACGGCGCCAAGATGATCAGCGCCATGGCCGGATGCAGCACCCCGCGCTTCTGCGTGGTCGTCCGCAAGGCCTACGGCGCGGGCCTCTACGCCATGAGCGGACCCGGCTTCGATCCTGACGCCACCCTCGCCCTGCCCACCGCCAGCATCGCCGTCATGGGCGCCGAGGCCGCCGTGAACGCCGTTTTCGCCAACAAGATCGCCGAGAAGCCCGAAGACGAGCGCGCCGCCTACGTCCAGCAGCTCCGGGACGAATACAACGAGGACATCGACCTGAAGAAGCTGGGCGCCGAGCTGCACGTGGACGCCATCGTGGACCCCGCGGGCCTCCGCGCCGAACTCGCCGCCCGCCTCGCCCGCGCCCGCCGCCGCGATCCATGGCCGCTCAAGCGGCGGAGCGTCACACCCGTCTGA
- a CDS encoding MFS transporter codes for MHDAGESERAGFLTGAFLVVCAFYFLVFAAGYQLFPVVPLRLREFGASLAESGRFQTAFMLGSGFGALVTGPLADRLGPRRVLRTASLAVVGILVAYAFLDVRWMFYVLAPLHGLLWSALRTASVAKVGGILLLKHRAQGLSLFGLTGPAGVAVGPLAGLWLMPRVGFSWMLILLAGVFLSLHLLIGVLPAEAPREIEAPRLFQRPDPHVWGPVAGMMLLGLGFGPLPPYSAQEAKVLALAWPSAFLTCFALGMMAIRGLLALTGMGRRPVALLPAMAALAAGGYGLLAFLPGDLGRHVAAGLVYGAGYGMVHTLMLTHLMETTPPHRRGAATGAFFFAFDAATALGALGLGWIMEHGGFRRGWAVGAGVMLLAVPVARRIAQTGGATAPEPSAILEG; via the coding sequence GTGCATGACGCGGGCGAATCGGAGCGGGCCGGGTTCCTGACGGGGGCTTTTCTCGTGGTCTGCGCGTTCTACTTTCTGGTGTTCGCCGCGGGCTACCAGCTCTTTCCCGTGGTGCCCCTGCGCCTGCGAGAGTTCGGCGCCAGCTTGGCGGAGAGCGGGCGCTTCCAGACCGCGTTCATGCTGGGCTCGGGGTTCGGCGCCCTCGTGACGGGGCCCCTGGCCGATCGTTTGGGCCCGCGGCGGGTACTGCGGACGGCGTCCCTGGCGGTGGTGGGCATCCTGGTGGCCTACGCGTTCCTGGACGTGCGGTGGATGTTCTACGTCCTGGCGCCCCTCCACGGCCTGCTGTGGTCGGCGCTGCGGACCGCTTCCGTCGCCAAGGTCGGCGGGATCCTTCTGCTGAAGCACCGCGCCCAGGGGCTGTCGCTGTTCGGATTGACCGGTCCCGCAGGGGTGGCGGTGGGGCCGCTGGCGGGGCTGTGGCTCATGCCGCGCGTGGGCTTCTCCTGGATGTTGATCCTGCTGGCGGGCGTCTTCCTGTCGCTGCACCTGCTGATCGGCGTGCTTCCGGCCGAGGCGCCGCGCGAGATCGAGGCCCCGCGCCTGTTCCAGCGGCCCGATCCCCACGTGTGGGGGCCGGTCGCCGGAATGATGCTGCTGGGCCTGGGCTTCGGGCCGCTTCCGCCGTACAGCGCCCAGGAGGCGAAGGTCCTCGCGCTGGCCTGGCCCTCGGCTTTCCTTACCTGCTTCGCCCTGGGGATGATGGCCATCCGCGGCCTGCTCGCGCTGACGGGCATGGGCCGGCGCCCCGTGGCGCTGCTTCCCGCCATGGCGGCCCTCGCCGCCGGGGGCTACGGGCTGCTGGCCTTCCTGCCTGGGGACCTGGGCCGGCACGTGGCGGCGGGCCTGGTCTACGGCGCCGGCTACGGGATGGTGCACACCCTGATGCTCACCCACCTGATGGAGACCACGCCGCCCCACCGCCGGGGGGCGGCCACCGGCGCCTTCTTCTTCGCCTTCGACGCCGCCACGGCGCTGGGGGCGCTCGGGCTCGGCTGGATCATGGAGCACGGCGGGTTCCGCAGGGGCTGGGCGGTCGGCGCGGGGGTGATGCTCCTGGCCGTGCCCGTGGCCCGCCGCATCGCGCAGACCGGCGGGGCGACCGCGCCGGAGCCCTCTGCCATCTTGGAAGGATGA
- a CDS encoding MFS transporter — protein sequence MSRPRLLTRGFLLVWALTFVTFFAAFQLFPTVPLRLRELGASLAESGRFMSLFTAGSALGALFTGALGDRLGHRRLVVVSALLFALFLGAYGGLSVRWGFYVLAFPHGIVWSGLLTATMASLSQVLPEDRRADGLSLYGLASPGGVIVGPVLGLWIQQRWGFAPIGWYLAALFVLLGALGSVLPKDHPHGRAKGFQWPGKAVLIPSLVFFCVALGYGALGSYTAQEGLALGLPLPSAFLSCMALGMVLMRVIMLRRGFGTRPIRLLPAMLSTALGGLVLLALLPGGTLRHVASALVYGAGYSMIHTLINAKLLESADPQRRGSAFGALLFAFDSGIGLGSFALGWVIGHSGYRAGWALGALAVAASLPLARRLSRS from the coding sequence ATGTCCCGACCCCGCCTCCTCACTCGCGGTTTCCTGCTCGTCTGGGCTCTGACGTTCGTGACGTTTTTTGCGGCGTTCCAGCTCTTTCCCACGGTGCCGCTGCGGCTGCGCGAACTGGGGGCGAGCCTCGCGGAAAGCGGCCGGTTCATGAGTCTCTTCACCGCGGGAAGCGCCCTGGGGGCCCTGTTCACGGGAGCCCTGGGCGATCGTCTGGGCCACCGCCGCCTCGTGGTGGTCTCGGCGCTGCTGTTCGCCCTGTTCCTGGGGGCCTACGGAGGATTGTCCGTGCGCTGGGGCTTCTACGTCCTGGCTTTCCCCCACGGCATCGTGTGGTCCGGACTTCTCACGGCCACCATGGCCTCGCTGTCCCAGGTGCTGCCGGAGGATCGGCGGGCGGACGGCCTCAGCCTCTACGGTCTGGCCAGCCCCGGCGGCGTCATCGTGGGTCCCGTCCTGGGACTGTGGATCCAGCAGCGGTGGGGCTTCGCGCCCATCGGATGGTATCTGGCGGCCCTGTTCGTTCTGCTCGGTGCGCTGGGCAGCGTTCTTCCCAAGGATCATCCCCACGGCCGGGCGAAGGGCTTCCAGTGGCCCGGGAAGGCCGTGCTGATTCCCAGCCTGGTGTTCTTCTGCGTGGCCCTCGGCTACGGCGCGCTCGGGAGCTACACGGCGCAGGAGGGGCTGGCCCTGGGACTGCCGCTGCCTTCGGCTTTCCTCTCCTGCATGGCGCTGGGCATGGTGCTCATGCGGGTGATCATGCTGCGCCGGGGCTTCGGGACGCGTCCCATCCGCCTGCTTCCAGCGATGCTGAGCACCGCGCTGGGGGGCCTGGTGCTGCTGGCGCTTCTTCCCGGCGGGACGCTACGGCACGTCGCCTCCGCCCTGGTCTACGGCGCAGGCTACAGCATGATCCACACCCTCATCAACGCGAAGCTCCTGGAATCGGCCGATCCCCAGCGCCGCGGCTCGGCGTTCGGCGCGCTGCTGTTCGCGTTCGATTCCGGCATCGGCCTCGGCAGCTTCGCCCTGGGCTGGGTCATCGGCCACTCGGGCTATCGGGCGGGGTGGGCCCTCGGGGCCCTCGCGGTGGCCGCGTCCCTGCCTTTGGCGCGGCGGCTGAGCCGGAGCTGA
- a CDS encoding SDR family NAD(P)-dependent oxidoreductase gives MRPEHPVVLITGASSGFGEAMARALAAEGFHLALGARRLDRVQALAEELAEAHGVKTYAAAVDVQDSASVDAFTAGAAQALGGIHVLIANAGLASGTFKMWETPDADLEAMVRTNIEGVVKTVRAGLPHLRKAGWGHVFFIGSVAGHQPYEGGSVYCGTKFAVKAMAQSLRLEVNGEQIRVTSVDPGMAETEFSTVRLKDDNKAEAVYKGVKPLSAHDVAECVRWCLMLPDHVNIDQMLVKCVDQASAQKVHRRA, from the coding sequence ATGCGCCCCGAACATCCCGTCGTCCTGATCACCGGCGCGTCCAGCGGCTTCGGTGAAGCCATGGCCCGCGCGCTCGCCGCCGAAGGCTTCCACCTCGCCCTGGGCGCCCGCCGCCTGGACCGCGTCCAGGCCCTGGCGGAGGAACTGGCGGAGGCCCACGGGGTGAAGACCTACGCCGCCGCTGTGGATGTCCAGGACAGCGCCAGCGTGGACGCCTTCACGGCGGGCGCGGCCCAGGCCCTGGGCGGCATCCACGTCCTCATCGCCAACGCCGGCCTCGCCAGCGGCACCTTCAAGATGTGGGAGACCCCCGACGCGGACCTGGAAGCCATGGTCCGCACCAACATCGAGGGTGTGGTGAAGACCGTCCGCGCCGGCCTGCCGCACCTCCGCAAAGCGGGCTGGGGCCACGTCTTCTTCATCGGCTCCGTGGCCGGCCACCAGCCCTACGAGGGCGGCAGCGTCTACTGCGGCACCAAGTTCGCCGTGAAGGCCATGGCCCAGAGCCTGCGCCTCGAAGTGAACGGCGAGCAGATCCGCGTCACGTCCGTGGATCCCGGGATGGCGGAGACCGAGTTCTCCACCGTCCGCCTCAAGGACGACAACAAGGCCGAGGCCGTCTACAAGGGCGTGAAGCCCCTCAGCGCCCACGACGTGGCCGAGTGCGTGCGCTGGTGCCTGATGCTCCCCGATCACGTGAACATCGACCAGATGCTGGTCAAGTGCGTGGACCAGGCCTCCGCCCAGAAGGTGCACCGCCGCGCCTGA
- a CDS encoding aminotransferase class I/II-fold pyridoxal phosphate-dependent enzyme, which produces MTIRLADLGTAVLETEYAVRGPIVARAAELERQGREIVYCNIGNPQSLGQKALSWNRQILALCEYPALAELAPDAFPADVVAAAQAILAGTRYGLGAYSESRGVRFIREAVAEFIRERDGIDADPDAIFLTDGASKGVQTILRLLIGGPADGIMVPIPQYPLYSATITLYEGRMVPYYLDEAEGWKLSRPLLEAAFAQAEAEGTRVKAICVINPGNPTGAVLDEANIAMIVDFAKAHGLSILADEVYQENVYLPGDAFTSFAKVLHQRGAKDVSLFSFHSCSKGFLGECGVRGGYFECRNVPDDVMAQILKLQSVSLCANLAGQAATYAMVRPPKSGTPSHPQYAAEKAAILDALRQRATLLAEGLNRIDGIRCNVIAGAMYAFPSVELPAGRTDSEYAMALLEATGICVVPGSGFGQAEGTAHFRTTILPPTEKIRKVVDALAEFHRNYR; this is translated from the coding sequence ATGACCATCCGCTTGGCTGACCTGGGCACCGCCGTCCTCGAGACCGAATACGCGGTGCGCGGACCCATCGTCGCGCGGGCCGCCGAGCTGGAGCGCCAGGGCCGCGAGATCGTCTACTGCAACATCGGGAACCCCCAGTCCCTGGGCCAGAAGGCCCTCAGCTGGAACCGCCAGATCCTCGCCCTCTGCGAATACCCCGCCCTGGCGGAGCTGGCGCCGGACGCGTTCCCCGCGGACGTGGTGGCGGCGGCCCAGGCCATCCTCGCCGGGACCCGGTACGGGCTCGGCGCGTACAGCGAGAGCCGCGGGGTGCGCTTCATCCGTGAGGCCGTGGCCGAGTTCATCCGCGAGCGCGACGGCATCGACGCGGATCCCGACGCCATCTTCCTCACGGACGGCGCCAGCAAGGGCGTGCAGACCATCCTCCGCCTCCTGATCGGCGGGCCCGCCGACGGGATCATGGTGCCGATTCCCCAGTACCCCCTCTACTCGGCGACCATCACCCTGTACGAGGGCCGGATGGTGCCCTACTACCTGGACGAAGCGGAGGGGTGGAAGCTGAGCCGCCCGCTGCTCGAAGCGGCCTTCGCCCAGGCGGAAGCGGAGGGAACGCGGGTGAAGGCCATCTGCGTCATCAACCCCGGCAATCCGACGGGCGCGGTCCTGGACGAAGCCAACATCGCGATGATCGTCGACTTCGCGAAGGCCCACGGCCTGTCCATCCTGGCCGACGAGGTCTACCAGGAGAACGTCTACCTCCCCGGCGACGCGTTCACCTCCTTCGCCAAAGTCCTCCACCAGCGCGGCGCGAAGGACGTGTCGCTGTTCAGCTTTCATTCCTGCTCCAAGGGCTTCCTGGGCGAGTGCGGCGTCCGCGGCGGCTACTTCGAGTGCCGGAACGTGCCCGACGACGTGATGGCCCAGATCCTCAAGCTGCAGAGCGTGAGCCTGTGCGCCAACCTCGCGGGCCAGGCCGCCACCTACGCCATGGTGCGCCCCCCCAAGTCGGGCACGCCGTCGCACCCCCAGTACGCGGCGGAGAAGGCCGCCATTCTGGACGCCCTCCGGCAGCGGGCCACCCTTCTCGCCGAGGGCCTGAACCGGATCGACGGCATCCGGTGCAACGTCATCGCGGGCGCGATGTATGCCTTTCCCAGCGTCGAGCTCCCTGCCGGCCGCACCGATTCCGAGTACGCCATGGCCCTGCTGGAAGCGACGGGCATCTGCGTGGTGCCCGGCTCGGGCTTCGGCCAGGCGGAAGGCACCGCCCACTTCCGGACCACCATCCTGCCGCCCACGGAGAAGATCCGGAAAGTCGTGGACGCCCTGGCCGAATTCCATCGGAACTACCGCTGA
- a CDS encoding acyl-CoA dehydrogenase family protein: MLGFSLFPEQLAEKERAHTFAEKVMRPVARKYDETGEWAVDVYKTAFDYGYLQALVPEDCGGPGASQMEEAIVCEELAWGCGGLYTSIMANGLAMTPLLVAASPEQKKKWLGMIAEEPKFAAFSLSEPNAGSDAGGMSCRAEKRGDKYIINGTKCYCTNGGYADWYSLFCSTDPTKGARGTSCIVVPRDTPGLVVGKAMDKMGQRASNQVELYFNDAEVPVENLLGKEGMGFVIAMKTLDQTRAAVAAGGVGVARAAYEIALQYAKTRIQFGQPIFANQAISFMLADMAKKIEASRLLTWQAAWMTDNGIKNSKQSAIAKTFATDTAMEVSTDAVQILGGNGYSREYLVEKCMRDAKLLQIYEGTNQIQRLVIAKEIQQGN; this comes from the coding sequence ATGCTCGGTTTTTCGCTTTTTCCCGAACAACTGGCCGAAAAAGAGCGGGCCCACACCTTCGCGGAGAAGGTGATGCGCCCCGTGGCCCGCAAGTACGACGAGACGGGGGAGTGGGCCGTGGACGTCTACAAGACGGCCTTCGACTACGGCTACCTCCAGGCCCTGGTGCCCGAGGATTGCGGCGGGCCCGGGGCCTCCCAGATGGAGGAGGCCATCGTGTGCGAGGAACTCGCCTGGGGCTGCGGCGGGCTCTACACGTCCATCATGGCCAACGGCCTGGCGATGACGCCCCTGCTCGTCGCGGCCAGCCCCGAGCAGAAGAAGAAGTGGCTGGGGATGATCGCGGAGGAACCCAAGTTCGCGGCGTTCTCGCTGTCCGAGCCCAACGCGGGGTCCGACGCCGGCGGCATGAGCTGCCGCGCGGAGAAGCGCGGCGACAAGTACATCATCAACGGCACCAAGTGCTACTGCACCAACGGCGGCTACGCCGACTGGTACTCGCTCTTCTGCAGCACCGATCCCACCAAGGGCGCCCGCGGCACCAGCTGCATCGTCGTGCCCCGCGACACGCCGGGCCTGGTGGTGGGCAAGGCCATGGACAAGATGGGCCAGCGCGCCAGCAACCAGGTGGAGCTGTACTTCAACGACGCGGAAGTGCCGGTGGAGAACCTGCTGGGCAAGGAGGGCATGGGCTTCGTGATCGCCATGAAGACCCTCGACCAGACCCGCGCCGCCGTGGCCGCCGGGGGCGTCGGCGTGGCCCGTGCCGCCTACGAGATCGCCCTCCAGTACGCCAAGACCCGCATCCAGTTCGGCCAGCCCATCTTCGCCAACCAGGCCATCAGCTTCATGCTGGCGGACATGGCCAAGAAGATCGAAGCCAGCCGCCTGCTCACCTGGCAGGCCGCGTGGATGACCGACAACGGCATCAAGAACTCCAAGCAGAGCGCCATCGCCAAGACCTTCGCCACCGACACCGCCATGGAAGTCAGCACCGACGCCGTCCAGATCCTCGGCGGCAACGGCTACAGCCGCGAGTACCTGGTGGAGAAGTGCATGCGGGACGCCAAGCTCCTGCAGATCTATGAAGGGACGAACCAGATCCAGCGCCTGGTGATCGCCAAGGAAATCCAGCAGGGGAACTAG
- a CDS encoding multidrug efflux SMR transporter — protein MRSWSLLVIAGLLETAWAVGLKYTQGFTRPVASLLTGIALVGSMALLGLATKDLPIGTAYPVWVGIGAFGAAVLGMVLFKEPVTLSRIFFLILLMVAVAGLKVSSGA, from the coding sequence ATGCGCAGCTGGAGTCTGCTGGTCATCGCGGGATTGCTGGAAACGGCCTGGGCCGTCGGCCTGAAGTACACGCAGGGCTTCACGCGGCCGGTGGCCTCCCTCCTGACGGGCATCGCCCTGGTTGGGAGCATGGCGCTACTGGGGCTCGCGACCAAGGACCTGCCCATCGGAACGGCCTATCCGGTGTGGGTGGGCATCGGCGCTTTCGGGGCCGCCGTTCTGGGCATGGTTCTTTTCAAGGAGCCGGTCACCTTATCCAGGATCTTTTTCCTAATCCTGCTCATGGTGGCCGTGGCTGGACTGAAGGTCTCCTCGGGGGCATGA
- a CDS encoding cold-shock protein codes for MSEGTVKWFNAEKGFGFITPDEGGGDVFVHYSAVQAKGFRTLEEKQRVSFEVVQGPKGPQAANVSKL; via the coding sequence ATGTCCGAAGGCACCGTGAAGTGGTTCAACGCCGAAAAGGGTTTCGGCTTCATCACGCCTGACGAAGGGGGAGGCGACGTTTTCGTCCACTATTCCGCCGTGCAGGCCAAGGGATTCCGCACTTTGGAAGAGAAGCAGCGGGTGAGCTTCGAGGTGGTGCAGGGCCCCAAAGGCCCGCAGGCCGCCAACGTCAGCAAACTCTAG
- a CDS encoding tetratricopeptide repeat protein has product MTKVLPNLRPLWILLLVLLAVFFSMEGFRQEPRFGWILAATLAAGTWAGWAVRQAWVYPALLEKAEALWSRGGPASAVAESLARAPLATGELGYRILLLRGAAHHALGYRDRAWLDLLEAQLARLPLWKRLLAGYAFRRLPKVPSARRVAWGERLIRLVPRMARLRHLQGILVLRAAKPDSLTEAWAHFEAALPLAWDDPLLLEDLMLAGFQHGREDVAEQALTVLMARHGDPRLPWDRGAAAMHLLRKGRPAEALALIGGLPPERRGQPLLWLADSVARRRLGDLEGAWRVVEAAVEAHPKVFRLWMERYQIALELQREGEALSSLERAWKAVPEGTEGESERQEWHLRRAEFAFWWEDLPGFAKELLEKIPANQRGEHHPPLLLQVRAAVGEYEAAYAEVTELLKAAPDDVDLLLLQADCLAGLEAWEALLPFLDGLGEGCRVQSAFWHLRGLAQANLGNHLPARLDLERAVRMDPRRPRYLLDAGHGCAELGDWDRAESHWRQVLQVDGHSEEALIHLAEARRELEDTDGARRYLRECLLHHPDSEDAQVRLAELEAN; this is encoded by the coding sequence ATGACGAAGGTCCTGCCGAACCTGCGCCCGCTTTGGATCCTCCTGCTGGTCCTTCTGGCCGTGTTCTTTTCGATGGAAGGCTTCCGGCAGGAGCCCCGCTTCGGGTGGATCCTGGCGGCCACCCTGGCGGCGGGGACCTGGGCGGGTTGGGCCGTCCGGCAGGCGTGGGTCTATCCCGCCCTGCTGGAGAAGGCGGAGGCTCTCTGGAGCCGCGGAGGACCGGCCTCCGCCGTGGCGGAATCCCTGGCGCGGGCGCCGCTGGCCACCGGCGAATTGGGCTACCGGATTCTCCTCCTGCGCGGGGCCGCGCACCACGCCCTGGGCTACCGCGACCGCGCCTGGCTCGATCTCCTGGAGGCCCAACTGGCCCGCCTTCCGCTGTGGAAGCGGCTGCTGGCGGGATACGCTTTCCGGCGCCTGCCGAAGGTTCCGTCGGCGCGGCGCGTGGCCTGGGGCGAGCGCCTGATCCGCCTGGTGCCCCGCATGGCGCGGCTCCGGCACCTCCAGGGCATCCTCGTCCTGCGGGCCGCCAAGCCCGATTCGCTGACGGAGGCGTGGGCCCACTTCGAGGCCGCCCTTCCCCTGGCCTGGGACGATCCGCTGCTGCTGGAGGACCTGATGCTCGCGGGCTTTCAGCACGGTCGGGAGGACGTGGCCGAGCAGGCCCTGACGGTGCTCATGGCGCGCCACGGGGATCCGCGGCTTCCCTGGGACCGGGGCGCCGCCGCCATGCACCTTCTCCGGAAAGGCCGCCCGGCCGAAGCCCTGGCCCTCATCGGAGGATTGCCGCCCGAACGGCGCGGCCAGCCGCTGCTGTGGTTGGCCGACAGCGTCGCCCGCCGCCGGCTGGGGGATCTGGAGGGCGCGTGGCGGGTGGTGGAAGCCGCCGTGGAGGCCCATCCGAAGGTGTTCCGCCTGTGGATGGAGCGGTACCAGATCGCGCTGGAGCTCCAGCGGGAGGGAGAGGCCCTCAGCAGCCTGGAGCGTGCCTGGAAGGCCGTTCCCGAGGGCACCGAAGGGGAATCCGAGCGGCAGGAGTGGCATCTCCGTCGCGCGGAGTTCGCCTTCTGGTGGGAGGATCTGCCGGGCTTCGCGAAGGAACTGCTGGAGAAGATCCCCGCCAACCAGCGGGGGGAGCACCATCCACCGCTCCTCCTCCAGGTGCGGGCCGCCGTCGGCGAGTACGAGGCGGCCTACGCCGAGGTGACGGAGCTGCTGAAGGCGGCGCCGGACGATGTGGATCTGCTGCTTCTCCAGGCGGACTGTCTGGCGGGGCTGGAAGCCTGGGAGGCGCTCCTGCCCTTTCTCGACGGCCTGGGAGAGGGCTGCCGCGTCCAGTCGGCGTTCTGGCACCTGCGCGGGCTCGCCCAGGCGAACCTGGGCAACCATCTGCCCGCGCGGCTGGACTTGGAGCGCGCCGTGCGGATGGATCCCCGCCGGCCCCGCTACCTGCTGGACGCCGGCCACGGATGCGCGGAGCTGGGCGACTGGGACCGCGCCGAGAGCCACTGGCGCCAGGTCCTCCAGGTGGACGGACATTCCGAGGAGGCCCTCATCCACTTGGCCGAAGCGCGGCGCGAGCTGGAGGACACCGACGGCGCCCGCCGCTACCTCCGCGAGTGCCTGCTGCACCATCCCGACAGCGAGGACGCCCAGGTGCGCCTGGCCGAACTGGAGGCCAACTAG
- a CDS encoding response regulator transcription factor, with product MPEVPPLRILVVESALSEAGEVREGLERMGLGVHWADSGAEALALCGSEPFDAAVLDAALPDMSGVVWVRRLRESGDPLPVIFLSAQADLDDRLRGLEAGADDYLARPCGLPEIAARVRAVARRGRGRAPQGLVHLADLVWDARRRHISRAGRRIDLTLKEYALLALLLEHVGRVVSRQEVAEVVWGAQVVDGNAIDVQIARLRRKVDHAHPVKLIHTRRGIGLVLEVHPAFA from the coding sequence ATGCCGGAGGTTCCCCCACTTCGGATCCTGGTGGTGGAATCCGCGCTTTCCGAGGCCGGTGAGGTCCGCGAGGGCCTCGAAAGGATGGGCCTCGGCGTCCACTGGGCCGACAGCGGCGCGGAAGCGCTCGCGCTGTGCGGAAGCGAACCCTTCGACGCCGCGGTGCTGGATGCGGCGCTCCCCGACATGTCCGGCGTGGTGTGGGTGCGGCGCCTGCGGGAGTCCGGCGATCCCCTGCCGGTGATCTTCCTCTCCGCCCAGGCCGACCTGGACGATCGCCTCCGGGGCCTGGAAGCCGGGGCGGACGATTACCTGGCGCGGCCCTGCGGCCTTCCGGAGATCGCGGCCCGGGTGCGGGCCGTGGCGCGGCGCGGGCGGGGAAGGGCCCCCCAGGGGCTCGTCCATCTGGCGGACCTGGTGTGGGACGCGCGGCGCCGGCACATCAGCCGGGCCGGACGGCGCATCGATCTCACCCTGAAGGAATACGCCCTTCTGGCCCTCCTGCTGGAGCACGTGGGCCGCGTGGTATCCCGCCAGGAGGTGGCGGAGGTGGTCTGGGGAGCCCAGGTGGTGGACGGCAACGCCATCGACGTCCAGATCGCGCGCCTCCGGCGGAAGGTGGACCATGCGCACCCCGTCAAGCTGATCCACACGCGCCGGGGCATCGGCCTCGTCCTGGAAGTCCACCCCGCCTTCGCCTGA